The Tautonia plasticadhaerens nucleotide sequence CCAAGCCCTATCACCCCGAGAACCTGCTGCAGCAGGTCTCCCGGAGGCTCTCGGCCGTCGCCTGAGCCCGCCCCCGGGCCCGCTAGGCAACCCCTCGGCCGCTCGGTTAGAATGCGCGCCGGATCGAACGGCCGTCGCCCGCCCCCCCCGGACGCCCCCGGCCCCGGGCCCGCGCCGACCGCCCCGCCATCGCCCCGGACGAAGGATCACGCCCATGGCCGGCAAGCCGCAGAATCGCCTGGAGTTGCGCCGCCAGTACGAGGCCGCCGAGGACCTCGATCCGGTCGAGGACGACGCCGGCGCCGTCATCGACGAGGTCGATGAGGACGAGGAGGAACGCAAGCCCAAGAAGAAGAAGCCGGCCCCCAAGAGCAAGGCCAAGTCGACCAAGGCCGCCAAGCCCACCGCCCGGATGCGGATCGTCTGGAACGTCGTCAACGACGCCTTCAAGACCGTAGGGACCTTCGAATACGCCCAGAAGGCCGAGGCCGAGGCGAAGGCCGAGGAACTCAACGCCAAGGGCAAGGGCACCTTCTTCGTCCAGAAGGCCAAGGAGCCGATGCCCGACGACGCCCCCGGCCTGGGCGCCTCGATCTCCCGGACCACCGCCCCTCCCCCCAAGGCCGTCACCCTCGAGCCCGAGCCCGAAATCGAGGCCGAGGCCGAACCCGAGGACGAGGAGGACGAGGCCGAGGAGGAAGACGAGGACCTCGACGAGGACGACGACGAGGATTGAGTCGGGCCGAGGCCCCGCCCCCCGTCCCACCCTCCCCGGACGCCCGAGGCCGACCGGACCGCCCTCGACGGTCGGCCCACCACCCCGAGCCCGGTCGATGATCCGTCCCGGGCCGCCCCTCGGGCCCGAGTCGGGGGGCATCCGGGTGCCGCTCCACCGCCCTGCCGGCCGGCCGGGTCGATGGCCCGTGGCCGGCCCGACGGGGCGGCGGGCTGATCCGGGATCGCGATGAGTCCGGCCGCCCCGGGTCGGGGTGGCCGGGATGGAGCAGAGCGATCCCCGCCAGCCGAAGGGTCCGCGATCCGAACGATTCGACCTGAGAACAGCGATCGCCGATCAGACGTGATGCCGGCGTCGCCTTCGAGTATCATACGACGGGGGGACCCGCCGCGCCCGAACCGCCGGTCGCTCCCGGCCGGGAGGGGTTCGAAGGCGTCCCGGACCTCGAGCCCTCGAGGGTTGGTGCCTTCCGGCACGAGCCCCTCGTCCTCCATGGGCCGGAGGGACTCCGCCTTCGCCTGCTCGCGGCCCTCGGCCTTCGAGGCCGCTCGCCCCCGGCCGATCCCCGATGCCTCCCGGGAGTAGGGCCCGGATAATGGGCAATTCTCCCGAATGCCAAGTGTCCCGGAATCCTTCTTCCGTCCCCTGACCACCGTCTCGGTCCCCTCCATCGCCCTCCCGAACCCAGCCTCCCGCCGCATCACCTCGCCGGTCGGTCCGGCCCGATCCGGCATCTCCCGAGCGCCAGTCGCCCGCCCGATCGCAGCGGTGAGCCGATCCGCCGTCAGCCTGCTCTGCGGGATCGGCTCGGGCGACCGTGTCGCCCGGCCCGAGTAGGCCAACGACTACGAGCCCCAGGCCGGTCCGTACCGGTGACGATCGTGTTGCCGGTCCCGAGCCCGATCCCGCCCGATGAACCTGGCGACGACTCGCCGCATCCATCATGGTGGGGGGACGAGCCGAAGCCCGCCGGCGTCTGCTGCCGGGTCGTCCGTCGGTCGGCCCCGCCGGGGAGGATGGCCGTGGAACCGCTGCTGCTCGTGGGCCTCGACCCGCCCGAGTCCGCCGAACTCTGTCGCCGCCTCGACCGGCCCGTGCTGGCCTTCGAGACCCAGCCCCGCATCCGGGTGGACCGGGGGAGCCTGCTCGTCGAGCATCCCCGGTTCATGGGCCACTTCGTCCCCGTCGAGCGGGTCGCCTACCACGCCATCTTCGGCGACGACTTCGACTTCCTCGCCGCCCTGGCCCTCTGGGGCGGGCCGTGCCTGCCCGGCGCCCGTGGCATGATGGACCTGCGGCTCCGGTTACCCGGCCTGGTCCGGGCGCTGGCGGTCACCCGCTTCGGCGGCATCGCCAGGGGCTACGCCGACCGGGGGACGACCGTCGCCGCCGGGGGGCCGACGGTCGCCAAGTGGGGCAATTGGCATTGCGGCGAGGACAAGGCCCGCTTCGACGACGCCTGGACCGCCGAGGTGCCGACGCTCTTCGAGCAGTTCGTCGAGGGGGAGGCCGTCCGCATCGTCCTGGTCGGCGAGCACCCCTGGCAGGCTCGCATGGCGGGCGAGGGCTGGCTGAAGTCGATCCACGACCCGAGGGCCGCCTTCATGCCGATCGACCCGGAGCTGCTCGACGACGCCCGGAGGCTGGCCCACCATTTCGGACTGGCGAGCGTCGGCGTGGACTACATCGTGGCCCCGGACGGCGGGCGATATCTTCTGGAGGTCAACCACGTCCCCAACGTGACCGTCTTCCCGGAGGTCCGAGAGGCGTACCTGGATCTGGTCGCCCGCTGGGCGGGCGAGCCGGCGTCGGACTGAATCATCGAACGGAGCCCGGCATGAGCACGCTTCAACGACTGGCCGACCGGGGCCTGGTCAAGACGCCGAGGTGGCTGCCGGGCAACGTCCAGTATGAGACGATCATGGGAAGCGTACCGGCGGGGCGAATGGATCTAAAGAGCGGCTGAGACAATAGTTCGCCGAGAAGGAGTCGCAGCTGGAGCGGGCCTACGCCGAGAGCACGCTGCGGGCGACCCCGACGAGCCGAGGATCAGGACGCGGCTCCTGGCCGCCTTCGAAGATCACTACGGGAGCCTGGAGGGCTGCGTCGTGGACCCCGACCGGGCGGTCGTGGCCCTGCGGAACATCCAGGCCGAGCTGGGGCGGGTGCGGGACTTGCTATGACCGGGAGCGTGACGGCGGACGCCCTGGAGCGGCTGAGACGAGCGGTGGCCCGGCAGCCGTACCCGCTGGTCTTCGCCACGGTCGGCGGGGCGCCCCCCTACGGCTTCCCCTCGCCCGACTCGGACTACGACCTGCGGGGCTGCCACGTCCTGCCCCTGCGGGAGGTCGTCGGCCTGGGCACGGGCCGGGAGACGGTCGAGGCCTCGGCGAATGACGGCGGCCTCGAGCTGGATCTGGTCACGCACGACGCCCGCGAGTTCTTCGGCCTGCTACTGTAGAAGAATGCCTACATGCTGGATCAGCGGTCCTCGCCGTCTGCCGGACGGGCCGGACGATGGTCGCCAACAATGGGAGGGTGAGAGATGCCCAGGAGCGTCCCGAAGAGCGGCAAGCGGAATCGCCCGAAGACCGTGTACAAGGGCAAGCGGTATCTCTGCGCCATCTGCCGCAAGCGGAGCCCGAAGCCGGTGAAGACGCCCGCCCCGTGGTATTGCCCGAAGTGTCTTGCCGAGCGGGAGGAGCACCGGGCTCAGTAGGCCCCCGGCCCCGCCCACCGCTCCCCGAGGTATCGACGCCCCTCGGCCACGCCGCTGGTCCACTCCACGTCGATCCGGATCCGCTCGTGCTCCCGGACGACCCGGTAACGAAGCCTGCCCGCTCGCCGAGCCGGGCCCTGGACTCGCCCAGGGCCTTCGCCGAGAGGTCCAGGACCGTGACGTACTCGTACCCCTCGTCCAGCAGGTCGTCCGCCAGCGTCGAGGCCCCGCCGCCCACGTCGATGATCCGCCCGTCCCGGCCGATCCCGCTCGCCCGGATCAGCTCCAGCGAGAACTGGAGGCGGGGCCGATACCAGCTGACCTCGGTCGGCGCCTTGGCCTCGTAGGCCTGCTTCCGGTGAGCCTTGCGGTCCATGCCGGCACTCCTATCGGATGGCGCCCGCCGCCTCACGCTCGGGCGTCCGGGCCTCGGGCGGGCGGCGGGCGGGCTCCGTCGCCGTCGGGTCGGCGGCGAACGGCGAGCGGAGCATGCCCAGGACCGTCTGCCATCGGTCCTCGGACCAGCCGTCCAGCCCCAGTCGGACCCGCCGGGGGTCGAGGGCCGTGCGGTAGGTCCGCGCCAGCCGGTCCCAGGCCGAGAGCACCGAGGCGTAGTTGGAGTCGGTCTCGACGACCCGACGGGAGTGGTGGACCCGGTGCATCGCCGGGCTGACGATCACCAGCCGGAGCAGCCGGTCCCAGCGCTCGGGCAGGCCGACGTTGCCGTGGTGGAACAGGGTCGCCGCCAGCAGCACCGTCTCGTACAGGATCAGCGGCACCAGCCCGATGCCCAGCAGCACCAGCATCGGCAGGCGGGCCAGGGCGGACAGGAGGATCTCGCCGACGTGGAACCGGGTCGCCGTGCTGGCATCCATCTCCGGGTCGCTGTGATGGACCCGGTGGAACCGCCAGAGCAGCGGGACGGCGTGGTTGGCCCGGTGCCAGAGGTACGTCCAGCCGTCGAGCAGCACCAGGGCCAGCACGGTCGCCGCCCAGGGCGGGATCGCCGTCCGGCGGAGCAGGCCGAAGCCGGCGCCCTCGGCCCAGGCCAGGGCCAGGGACGTCAGGCCGCCCAGCAGCCCGCCCACGACGGCGACGTTGAGCAGGGCCAACGCCCAGTTCCGCAGGTCGTGCCGCAGGCGACGGGACCGGCCGACGACCAGCGGCGCCCAGGTCTCCCAGGTCCAGAAGAGCCCGAGCAGGCCGACGGCGACGGCCGCCTTGATGCGGAGCAGCAGGTCGGGGTCGTTCATGGGGTCACCGCCGGCTCGCAGCCGAGCAGGATACGCCCGCCGTCGGGGCCGTAGGTCGGGTTGGGCGGCGGCAGCGGCGGCGCACTCCGGACGCAGGCGAAGGCCAGCACCAGCCCGAGGGCGACCAGGAGCGCCACGGCGAGTGCGGACGGCCTGCCCTCCGGGCCGCGGGCCGCCCCGACCACGAGCAGCCCGGCCAGGAGGAGGTGGGCCAGGAGGCTCTGGAGCGGCACGGTGCCGAGCCCGAGCAGCCCCGCCGGGCACTCCAGGATGCCCCGCCACTCCAGCGAGACGTGGAAGCCGGCCACCCCCAGCCCGGCGACCGCCAGCGGCAGGGCGAGCCGGGCCAGCGCCCCCGGCCGCACCTCCCGGCGAAGGGCCAGGCCCACGCCGAGCACGGCCGTCATGCTGAAGACGAACGTCCGCTGGTAGAAGCACAGCGGGCAGGCCCGCAGCCCCATCCCCACGCTGAGCAGGACGCTGCCGACCGAGGCGGCCACGCCCACGACCAGGGCCGCCACCAGCCATGCGGGGGTTCGCTGCGGGCTCGACAAAGATTCCATGGCATCGCTCCCCTCGTCCGCCCGACGGGGCGGTCATGGAGTCGATCCTATGGGACACCGGGTCCGGGCAGCCCCCCGATTAGGCTGATACGCCGGGGGCGGGCCATTAGCGCCCGTTATGGGGCCGTCGCCGGGGAGGGCTGTTCCCGGACGAAGCGGAGGAAGGCACGGGCCGGCGGCGGCAAGGCCCGGCGGCGATCGACGGCCACGTAGAGGAGCCGATCCAGCCCGCCGAGCCCCTCGACGGCGACCTCGTGCAGCCGCCCCGAGGCCAGCTCCCCGGCGACCGCCTGGGCGGAGGCGAAGGCCGCCACGACGCCCCGTGCCGCCGTCTCCCGGATCGCCGGATTGCTGCCCAGCTCCAGGAGCACCGAGAGGTCGTCGAGCGTCAGGCCCAGCGGCTCCAGGGCCTTCTCCAGGCAGCGGCGGGAGCCCGAGCCCGGCTCCCGCACCGCCAGCGGCCGAGTCCGCAGCTCCTCGGCCGAGACGGACGCCCGGCCCGCCCACTCATGGCGTCCCGAGACGACCAGCGTCAGGCGGTCGGAGGCGAACGGCCAGGACTCGGCCCAGGGGGCGGCGACGGGGCGGCCGACCAGGGCGATCGTCGCCTTGCCCTGCTCCAGGGCCTCCACGGCGGACTCGCTGTCGCAGACCTCGGCGACGACCCGGATGCCGGGGTGGGCGGCCCGGAAGCGCCCCAGCAGCTCCGGCAGCAGGCACTCCGCGGGGACGGTGCTGGCGGCCAGGCGGACCTCGCCCTCGGATCCGGGCGTGTCGAGGCCCAGGGCGGCACGGGCCTCGTCGTGCAGGTCGAGGATGCGGCGGGCGTAGTCGTAGAGGGTGCGGCCGGCGTCGGCCAGCTCGACCCGGCCGGCCCGGCGGTGGAACAGCGGCACGCCCAGCTCCCGCTCCAGGGAGCGGACGTGCTGGCTGACGGCGGCCTGGGTCAGGCCGAGGGCCTCGGCCGCCCGGGTGAAGCTGGCCAGCTCGGCGGCCTTGCAGAAGGTCTCCAGGTGCGGGATCGGCCCCGTGCTCGGCATGCGATCCGCCTCGGTCATCGGCCCCCGCCCGGTCGTCGCCGGCTCGTCGCTCCCCCGAGCATAAACGATCGGGCGGGGGAGGGGCAGCGGGACGGCGCCCGGCGTCTCATCCCGGCCTCCCGGCGGGGGGATGGCCGTGGGGAAGCCCCGGGGCCGCCTCGTCAGG carries:
- a CDS encoding ATP-grasp domain-containing protein, with amino-acid sequence MAVEPLLLVGLDPPESAELCRRLDRPVLAFETQPRIRVDRGSLLVEHPRFMGHFVPVERVAYHAIFGDDFDFLAALALWGGPCLPGARGMMDLRLRLPGLVRALAVTRFGGIARGYADRGTTVAAGGPTVAKWGNWHCGEDKARFDDAWTAEVPTLFEQFVEGEAVRIVLVGEHPWQARMAGEGWLKSIHDPRAAFMPIDPELLDDARRLAHHFGLASVGVDYIVAPDGGRYLLEVNHVPNVTVFPEVREAYLDLVARWAGEPASD
- a CDS encoding sterol desaturase family protein produces the protein MNDPDLLLRIKAAVAVGLLGLFWTWETWAPLVVGRSRRLRHDLRNWALALLNVAVVGGLLGGLTSLALAWAEGAGFGLLRRTAIPPWAATVLALVLLDGWTYLWHRANHAVPLLWRFHRVHHSDPEMDASTATRFHVGEILLSALARLPMLVLLGIGLVPLILYETVLLAATLFHHGNVGLPERWDRLLRLVIVSPAMHRVHHSRRVVETDSNYASVLSAWDRLARTYRTALDPRRVRLGLDGWSEDRWQTVLGMLRSPFAADPTATEPARRPPEARTPEREAAGAIR
- a CDS encoding disulfide bond formation protein B, with product MESLSSPQRTPAWLVAALVVGVAASVGSVLLSVGMGLRACPLCFYQRTFVFSMTAVLGVGLALRREVRPGALARLALPLAVAGLGVAGFHVSLEWRGILECPAGLLGLGTVPLQSLLAHLLLAGLLVVGAARGPEGRPSALAVALLVALGLVLAFACVRSAPPLPPPNPTYGPDGGRILLGCEPAVTP
- a CDS encoding LysR substrate-binding domain-containing protein — its product is MPSTGPIPHLETFCKAAELASFTRAAEALGLTQAAVSQHVRSLERELGVPLFHRRAGRVELADAGRTLYDYARRILDLHDEARAALGLDTPGSEGEVRLAASTVPAECLLPELLGRFRAAHPGIRVVAEVCDSESAVEALEQGKATIALVGRPVAAPWAESWPFASDRLTLVVSGRHEWAGRASVSAEELRTRPLAVREPGSGSRRCLEKALEPLGLTLDDLSVLLELGSNPAIRETAARGVVAAFASAQAVAGELASGRLHEVAVEGLGGLDRLLYVAVDRRRALPPPARAFLRFVREQPSPATAP